Proteins from a genomic interval of Ralstonia wenshanensis:
- the gyrB gene encoding DNA topoisomerase (ATP-hydrolyzing) subunit B, whose translation MTEEQKPQSTPAEANSYDAASIQILEGLEAVRKRPGMYIGDTSDGTGLHHLVFEVLDNSIDEALAGHCTEIQVTIHTDNSISVIDNGRGIPTGIKFDDKHEPKRSATEIAMTELHAGGKFNQNSYKVSGGLHGVGVSCVNGLSKWMKVTVRQGGKVHYIEFAQGVPQNRLIETVQGPDGQMVEVSPLRVSGTTDKRGTEVHFLADEEIFTNVEYHYEILSKRIRELSFLNNGVHIKLTDQRTGKEEDFAFSGGVKGFVEYINKNKTVLHPTIFFASGEKDGVAVEVSMQWNDAYNEQVLCFTNNIPQRDGGTHLTGLRAAMTRVINKYIADNEIAKKAKVDTSGDDMREGLTCVLSVKVPEPKFSSQTKDKLVSSEVRLPVEEVVAKALSDFLLETPVDAKIICGKIVEAARAREAARKAREMTRRKGVLDGMGLPGKLADCQEKDPALSELFIVEGDSAGGSAKQGRDRKFQAILPLKGKILNVERARFDKMLSSQEVLTLITAMGTGIGKDDYNLDKLRYHRIIIMTDADVDGSHIRTLLLTFFYRQMPEIIERGHVYIAQPPLYKIKHGKEERYIKDDVEMAAYLVRQALDTAVLVRPDGTEIAGDALAELARQYQLSRGVIERLSRVIDADALRAIAEGVSLDLSNEAAAEASARTLKARLLEMQGNASNANGGATADAFMQYDEKTEKYRIMVVRRQHGNQRLSHIDADFVAGADYTALSSTAATFQGLIGDGAKVRRGTGDKVREQNVADFHAAMNWLLSEAERGVSRQRYKGLGEMNPEQLWETTMDVTQRRLLRVQIEDAIAADQIFTTLMGDDVEPRRNFIESNALVARNIDV comes from the coding sequence TCGACGAAGCACTGGCTGGCCATTGCACCGAGATCCAGGTCACCATCCACACGGACAACTCCATCTCCGTGATCGACAACGGCCGTGGCATCCCGACCGGCATCAAGTTTGACGACAAGCACGAGCCCAAGCGCAGCGCGACCGAGATCGCCATGACCGAGCTGCACGCCGGTGGCAAGTTCAACCAGAACAGCTACAAGGTGTCGGGCGGTCTGCACGGCGTGGGCGTGTCTTGCGTGAACGGCCTGTCGAAGTGGATGAAGGTGACGGTGCGCCAGGGTGGCAAGGTGCATTACATCGAGTTTGCACAGGGCGTTCCGCAAAACCGCCTGATCGAAACGGTGCAAGGGCCCGACGGCCAGATGGTCGAAGTCTCGCCGCTGCGCGTGTCGGGCACCACCGACAAGCGCGGCACCGAAGTGCACTTCCTGGCCGACGAAGAGATCTTCACCAACGTCGAATACCACTACGAGATCCTCTCCAAGCGCATTCGCGAGCTTTCGTTCCTGAACAACGGCGTGCACATCAAGCTGACCGACCAGCGCACCGGCAAGGAAGAAGACTTCGCCTTCTCGGGCGGCGTGAAGGGCTTTGTTGAGTACATCAACAAGAACAAGACCGTGCTGCACCCCACCATCTTCTTTGCCTCGGGCGAGAAAGACGGCGTGGCCGTAGAAGTGTCGATGCAGTGGAACGACGCCTACAACGAGCAGGTGCTCTGCTTCACCAACAACATCCCGCAGCGCGACGGCGGCACCCACCTCACGGGCCTTCGCGCCGCCATGACGCGCGTCATCAACAAGTACATCGCCGACAACGAGATCGCCAAGAAGGCCAAGGTCGACACCTCGGGCGACGACATGCGCGAAGGCCTGACCTGCGTGCTCTCCGTCAAGGTGCCCGAGCCCAAGTTCAGCTCGCAGACCAAGGACAAGCTCGTCTCGTCGGAAGTGCGCCTGCCCGTGGAAGAAGTCGTGGCCAAGGCGCTGAGCGACTTCCTGCTGGAAACGCCCGTTGACGCCAAGATCATCTGCGGCAAGATCGTAGAAGCTGCCCGCGCGCGTGAAGCCGCCCGCAAGGCCCGCGAAATGACGCGCCGCAAGGGCGTGCTCGACGGCATGGGCCTGCCCGGCAAACTGGCCGACTGCCAGGAGAAAGACCCCGCGCTGTCAGAACTCTTCATCGTCGAGGGTGACTCCGCAGGCGGTTCCGCCAAGCAGGGCCGCGACCGCAAGTTCCAGGCAATCCTGCCGCTCAAGGGCAAGATCCTGAACGTCGAGCGCGCGCGCTTTGACAAGATGCTCTCCAGCCAGGAAGTGCTCACGCTCATCACCGCCATGGGCACCGGCATTGGCAAAGACGACTACAACCTCGACAAGCTGCGCTACCACCGCATCATCATCATGACCGATGCTGACGTAGACGGCTCGCACATCCGCACGCTGCTGCTCACGTTCTTCTACCGCCAGATGCCCGAGATCATCGAGCGCGGCCACGTGTACATCGCCCAGCCGCCGCTCTACAAGATCAAGCACGGCAAGGAAGAGCGCTACATCAAAGATGACGTTGAGATGGCCGCCTACCTCGTGCGCCAGGCGCTGGACACCGCTGTGCTCGTGCGCCCAGACGGCACCGAAATTGCCGGCGACGCCCTGGCCGAACTCGCACGCCAGTACCAGCTCAGCCGCGGCGTGATCGAGCGCCTGTCTCGCGTGATTGACGCCGACGCCCTGCGCGCCATTGCCGAAGGCGTGTCGCTGGACCTGAGTAACGAAGCCGCAGCCGAAGCCAGCGCCCGCACGCTCAAGGCCCGCCTGCTGGAAATGCAAGGCAACGCCAGCAACGCCAACGGCGGCGCCACCGCAGACGCCTTCATGCAGTACGACGAGAAGACCGAGAAGTACCGCATCATGGTCGTCCGCCGCCAGCACGGCAACCAGCGCCTCAGCCACATCGACGCCGACTTTGTGGCCGGCGCCGACTACACCGCGCTCTCAAGCACCGCCGCCACCTTCCAGGGCCTGATTGGCGACGGCGCCAAGGTACGCCGCGGCACCGGCGACAAGGTGCGCGAGCAGAACGTTGCCGACTTCCACGCCGCCATGAACTGGCTGCTGAGCGAAGCCGAGCGCGGCGTGAGCCGCCAGCGCTACAAGGGCCTGGGCGAAATGAACCCCGAGCAGCTGTGGGAAACCACCATGGACGTCACCCAGCGCCGCCTGCTGCGCGTGCAGATTGAAGACGCCATTGCCGCGGACCAGATTTTCACCACCCTGATGGGCGACGACGTGGAACCGCGCCGGAACTTCATTGAGAGCAATGCGTTGGTGGCGCGGAATATTGATGTTTGA
- a CDS encoding ATP-binding protein, whose product MATTKAHLRIDSHVVIQLGAELISDSEQALLELVKNAYDADASKCVIALEPDWKPDDADAWKPFLDAWAKRGNKASIGRIVVADDGDGVDERGVRDGWLYISASLKRSPGGTKPPTFRKHRVPVGDKGLGRLATMRLGEVLQLRTMIAGEKCSRTVSFAWSQFSAGAALENVPVKQGTSEKLTGRSHGTNVEILGLAEPQYWATESNVNSLLSKLSYLISPFKRFKDFRVNIRSGGQDYDLQSIGSEALNFSSAKFEFQYTEGKLRLRAFIARSLFRGQAGQANRQIFDELLSDENIKRAIESIRTHPRVVGRNFKDLSEEPGGWLFSLDDEIAWTDIPREPKLPGAIDPGPFEGEIYNFLFNDQTKEQLHAANVSLDLLQGMTTVGVFRDGFRVRMSDDWMELAKGVTSGGFFQLRPRNVIGYFSITNEANPQLVEKSDREGFVDNEAWRGFMTLANRTKKFANDSLDAVRTAYDEHKKQMLRSTDSRRAVEVPLADSGAALSQHREQARTSLRTLLHRSEDLTERVADTKRRVADLRNRDTHQTVAPILEELERIQEGLGEVQEKVETASVATNSGFTLAGDLALSHEQLEERNLRLLDAAAVGLSARSLVHEINTHLTQLGRALTAINTANRTHPNDRISKAASGISDVLRELKKTVASINPLSPGSRTLKDQFDVYASLDEFRSQRSSRLNSEGVEFILSGEQGLRISFSRARFTQILENLLQNSLYWIGEHAPDSAGNPKRISVIVDGNGFSWSDSAKGVRRSVENSIFEAYVSDKPESKGQGLGLFIVSSYLQAERCSIALLQERNRFQRRYVFRVDLSGAKRR is encoded by the coding sequence ATGGCCACCACAAAAGCTCATCTTAGAATTGACTCCCATGTTGTCATTCAATTGGGAGCCGAACTAATTTCTGACTCGGAGCAAGCATTATTAGAGCTCGTCAAGAACGCCTATGATGCCGACGCATCCAAATGCGTAATTGCACTCGAACCGGACTGGAAGCCAGACGACGCAGACGCATGGAAGCCGTTCCTGGACGCATGGGCAAAGCGCGGCAATAAAGCATCTATTGGTCGGATTGTGGTCGCTGATGACGGTGACGGTGTGGACGAGCGGGGCGTTAGGGATGGCTGGTTGTACATCAGCGCATCTCTCAAGCGCTCGCCAGGGGGAACCAAGCCGCCGACCTTCCGAAAACACCGCGTTCCGGTTGGGGACAAAGGTCTAGGTCGTTTAGCGACTATGCGCCTTGGTGAAGTTCTGCAGCTCAGAACCATGATTGCTGGTGAAAAATGCTCACGCACTGTCTCGTTCGCGTGGAGTCAATTCTCGGCCGGAGCCGCCCTAGAGAACGTTCCAGTAAAGCAAGGTACATCCGAGAAGCTAACTGGGCGCTCCCACGGAACCAACGTAGAGATTCTAGGGCTAGCTGAACCTCAATATTGGGCTACGGAGAGCAACGTAAACTCTCTCTTGAGTAAGCTTTCCTATCTCATCAGCCCATTCAAAAGATTTAAAGATTTTCGGGTCAATATTCGAAGCGGCGGTCAAGATTATGATTTACAGTCAATCGGCTCCGAAGCACTTAACTTTTCCTCCGCAAAATTCGAATTTCAATATACCGAAGGTAAACTTCGCCTGCGCGCATTCATAGCGCGATCCCTTTTCAGAGGGCAAGCCGGCCAAGCAAATAGACAAATATTTGACGAGCTTCTTTCCGATGAAAACATCAAGCGCGCGATTGAATCGATACGCACGCACCCGAGGGTTGTCGGCAGGAATTTCAAGGACCTAAGCGAAGAGCCTGGAGGGTGGTTGTTCTCCTTGGATGATGAAATCGCGTGGACCGACATCCCTAGAGAACCCAAGCTGCCAGGGGCAATTGATCCCGGCCCCTTCGAAGGCGAGATCTATAACTTCTTGTTCAACGATCAAACCAAGGAGCAACTTCACGCCGCAAACGTGTCCCTCGATCTATTGCAAGGAATGACCACCGTTGGCGTCTTCCGAGATGGCTTCCGTGTGCGTATGAGCGACGATTGGATGGAACTCGCGAAGGGAGTTACGTCAGGCGGATTCTTCCAACTCCGCCCCCGTAATGTAATCGGCTATTTTTCAATAACTAATGAGGCAAATCCACAACTGGTCGAGAAATCGGATCGAGAGGGTTTTGTGGATAACGAGGCTTGGCGGGGCTTCATGACGCTTGCGAACAGAACGAAGAAGTTCGCAAACGATTCTCTCGATGCGGTCCGGACTGCTTATGACGAGCACAAGAAACAGATGCTTCGTTCCACGGACAGTCGTCGCGCAGTTGAAGTGCCGTTAGCCGATAGCGGTGCAGCGTTGTCGCAGCACCGAGAACAGGCTCGAACATCGTTACGCACGCTGCTTCATAGAAGCGAAGATCTCACAGAGCGCGTTGCAGACACAAAGAGACGAGTCGCAGACCTGCGCAACCGAGACACTCATCAGACCGTGGCTCCCATCCTGGAAGAACTTGAGCGAATCCAGGAAGGGCTCGGTGAGGTGCAAGAGAAGGTAGAGACAGCCTCTGTGGCTACAAACTCCGGCTTCACATTAGCTGGTGATCTTGCACTATCGCACGAACAGCTTGAAGAACGAAACCTGCGCTTGCTAGATGCTGCCGCTGTGGGCCTTAGTGCAAGGTCTCTCGTGCATGAGATCAACACTCACCTTACACAGCTTGGAAGAGCGCTGACTGCAATCAACACCGCAAACCGAACTCACCCGAATGACCGAATCTCCAAAGCTGCGTCAGGCATATCTGACGTACTAAGGGAGCTTAAAAAAACCGTAGCGTCTATCAATCCACTTTCACCCGGCTCTCGAACACTAAAAGATCAATTTGATGTTTACGCATCGCTGGATGAATTTCGATCTCAACGATCCAGTCGCTTGAATTCCGAAGGAGTGGAGTTCATTCTTTCCGGTGAGCAAGGATTAAGGATCAGTTTTTCGCGAGCACGATTTACGCAGATTCTTGAAAATCTTCTTCAAAACAGCCTGTATTGGATAGGCGAGCACGCCCCGGATAGCGCTGGAAACCCCAAGAGGATTTCGGTGATTGTTGATGGAAACGGATTTAGCTGGAGCGACTCAGCAAAAGGAGTTCGGAGATCGGTAGAAAACTCTATTTTCGAGGCCTATGTATCTGACAAACCGGAAAGTAAGGGCCAAGGTCTTGGCCTATTTATTGTGAGCTCATATTTGCAGGCAGAGCGGTGTTCGATCGCTCTGCTCCAGGAAAGAAATAGATTTCAGAGGCGATATGTATTTCGCGTAGATCTGAGTGGAGCGAAGAGGAGATAG
- a CDS encoding DNA methyltransferase, whose amino-acid sequence MQNEQVRTLSSRLRQVETEFPDYWTFDGRDRRVGAHAIFHYPAMMVPQMQGAILDLIREVAPHARTIFDPFVGSGTTLVEAMARGLNFSGVDINPLAVLLSKVKATVLPPEKLKQAAARIAARISADKQTSYFVQFHNQQKWFSKSASIALSRIARGISCEVDLATRRVFWVVLARIVRAVCNSRSSTYKLHIKAPEDAIATSVDPLLEFNSQSNYVLECLDTHYQTLRAAGALDSHGYTGTIDLSVGNILENKAPPDRQADIVITSPPYGDNRTTIPYGQYSYLPLRWIPLSDIAPEIDHAIISSTHATDTASLGGSMQGALARGAESCASYSAYQATMEALRDKEEGQKRFASFAADLKRSVQVLAQRTRSGGFHVWTVGERRIGGVRVPMAQLLEEILLSENISLIHAASRRILSKRMASRNTTSETMDAEQVLIARRS is encoded by the coding sequence ATGCAAAACGAGCAAGTTCGGACTCTTTCTTCCCGCCTCAGACAAGTAGAGACGGAGTTCCCTGACTATTGGACATTCGATGGCCGCGACCGACGCGTAGGGGCACACGCGATATTTCACTACCCCGCAATGATGGTTCCTCAGATGCAGGGAGCCATACTCGATTTGATCCGCGAGGTCGCCCCACACGCCAGGACCATTTTTGACCCATTTGTTGGTTCGGGCACGACTCTCGTTGAGGCAATGGCTCGCGGCCTGAACTTCTCCGGCGTCGATATAAATCCCCTCGCAGTTCTACTGTCAAAGGTAAAAGCAACGGTACTCCCTCCCGAGAAACTCAAACAAGCAGCCGCACGCATCGCTGCACGGATCAGCGCTGATAAACAAACGTCATACTTCGTCCAGTTCCACAACCAACAAAAGTGGTTCTCGAAGTCGGCATCGATCGCGTTGTCCAGAATCGCACGGGGAATCAGTTGTGAGGTTGACCTCGCAACGAGACGAGTATTCTGGGTTGTTCTCGCACGAATTGTGAGAGCGGTATGTAACTCCCGCAGTTCGACTTATAAGCTTCATATCAAAGCCCCAGAAGACGCAATCGCCACCTCTGTTGATCCACTCCTCGAGTTCAACAGCCAATCTAACTATGTTCTCGAATGTTTGGACACGCACTACCAAACGTTGCGCGCGGCTGGCGCACTGGATTCACACGGGTACACGGGCACGATCGATCTATCTGTAGGAAATATCCTCGAGAATAAGGCGCCGCCAGACAGGCAAGCCGATATAGTGATCACATCTCCTCCGTATGGAGATAACCGTACAACGATTCCATATGGTCAGTATTCTTATCTACCGCTTCGCTGGATACCACTCTCAGACATTGCGCCCGAGATAGACCACGCCATAATTTCTAGCACACACGCTACAGATACAGCTAGTCTGGGTGGGTCCATGCAGGGTGCGCTGGCCAGAGGAGCCGAAAGTTGCGCAAGCTACTCCGCCTATCAAGCCACAATGGAAGCTCTTCGTGACAAAGAAGAGGGACAAAAGCGATTTGCGTCTTTTGCAGCAGACTTGAAGCGATCTGTGCAAGTCTTGGCGCAACGCACCCGCTCCGGCGGCTTTCATGTCTGGACTGTAGGCGAGCGACGAATCGGTGGCGTGCGAGTGCCCATGGCGCAACTTCTAGAAGAGATTCTGCTTTCAGAGAACATTAGCCTCATTCACGCGGCATCAAGGAGAATTCTCTCCAAACGAATGGCCTCACGAAACACGACAAGTGAGACGATGGATGCAGAGCAAGTTTTAATTGCGCGCCGAAGTTAA
- a CDS encoding helix-turn-helix transcriptional regulator: MTLSLNDLQLLTALVGSLHEASPDSVAERPAVARKLESLLGIDVMSHIVRHEANPVPIHTSTWGRDLQLNADYKLYFHAVDPISPLLHRRADPLLVEGIIGRRSLQRTEYFTDFLTLYKVYPGMSLCLDAGGGTLLDYRLGTSEVGRVFGERELRILDLLRPHLINAHRQRAFAALEGDEHAASSRPSFVLDPARAPQPNRAAEALMAGWEASEREGLLLLLNRIALGASEPMQWAGFDLCTKFEHAADGRIVHRLYLTAGTVGSGAWFQQKFKVTRREGEVCELLLKGLSDKQISKALNISYWTVRSHVGRVLDKLGIESRSAVAARVMAAR, from the coding sequence ATGACGCTTTCGCTTAACGATCTTCAATTGCTGACGGCGCTCGTCGGCAGCCTGCACGAGGCATCGCCCGACAGCGTGGCCGAGCGGCCAGCGGTGGCACGCAAGCTTGAATCATTGCTGGGCATTGATGTCATGTCGCACATCGTCCGGCACGAGGCCAACCCCGTTCCCATCCACACCTCCACGTGGGGCCGCGATCTCCAATTGAATGCGGACTACAAGCTGTACTTCCATGCGGTCGACCCGATCTCCCCGCTGTTGCACCGTCGCGCAGACCCGCTGCTCGTGGAGGGGATCATTGGCCGGCGCAGCCTGCAGCGCACGGAATACTTCACCGATTTCCTCACGCTGTACAAGGTCTACCCCGGGATGAGCCTGTGCCTGGATGCCGGCGGCGGAACCTTGCTCGATTACCGCCTGGGCACGAGTGAAGTCGGCCGCGTCTTTGGCGAGCGCGAGTTGCGCATTCTCGATCTGCTGCGGCCACACCTCATCAACGCCCACCGGCAACGCGCCTTCGCCGCGTTGGAGGGCGATGAACACGCCGCAAGCAGCCGCCCGTCGTTCGTGCTCGACCCGGCGCGGGCCCCACAACCCAACCGCGCCGCAGAAGCGCTGATGGCGGGGTGGGAGGCAAGCGAACGCGAAGGGTTGCTACTGCTGTTGAACCGTATCGCGCTAGGCGCGAGCGAGCCGATGCAGTGGGCCGGGTTCGATCTCTGCACAAAGTTCGAACACGCCGCAGATGGCCGCATCGTTCACCGGCTGTATCTGACGGCTGGCACCGTGGGCTCGGGGGCGTGGTTCCAGCAGAAGTTCAAGGTGACACGGCGCGAAGGCGAGGTGTGCGAACTGCTGCTCAAGGGCCTGTCGGATAAACAGATCTCCAAGGCGCTGAACATCAGCTACTGGACCGTGCGCAGCCATGTCGGGCGCGTTCTGGACAAGCTTGGGATTGAATCGCGCAGTGCTGTCGCTGCGCGTGTCATGGCTGCGCGCTGA